The Sphingomonas donggukensis genomic interval CTTAATGACGGCGCGGTCGGTATCACCGCCGATCCAGCCTTCGCCGTCCCAGCGATAGCCGTCGCGCCCGTCGCGGACCTGAACCTCGGCCAGGTTGAACAGGACCTGGTGAAACACCTGCCCACCATTCTCGCGCATCATCTGGTGGCGGGACGCATCCATCACGCCGGCAGGAAAATCGCGATCGGCATAATGATCGGTCGGGGGCGCGGGCGGCGATGCGTTGCCCGGCGCCAGTGCGGTCCCCGTGAGCGCCATCGGCATCGGTTCGGTCGCGGGCATGGCGTCGCCTGCCATCGGCATCGCCATGCCCGGCATCGCGTGGCCGGCGTGGGGGTCGCTCGCCGGCGGCGTAGCGCTTGCCGGCTTCGTCGGCTTCGGCGCGATCGGCCTCTTCGCGGGCGCCTTGCGGGTGGCCGGCTTGGCGCGTTTAATCGGGGCGGGCTTGGCGGCGGGCATGGTCATGCCCGGCATCATGTGGCCGCTGTGGTCCTGCGCCACCGCAGGCGTGGCGAGCGCGACGAGCGGCGCGGCGGCGAGCAGGCGGGCGATCATGCCGCACCTCCATCGCGCCGCACGCTGACGGTGCGCATCATACCCGCGTGCATGTGGTACAGCAGGTGGCAGTGGAACGCCCAGTCGCCCTCGGCGTCGGCGGTCAGATCCCAGCTGACCGTGCCGCCCGGCTGGACGATCACGGTGTGCTTGCGTGGCGCATGGTCGCCATGCCCCGTCACAAGTTCGAAGAAATGCCCGTGCAGGTGGATCGGATGCGCCATCATCGTATCGTTGACGAGCTTCACGCGCACCCGCTCGCCCAACCGGAACGGGAACGGCGCCATCGTGTCGGACATCTTGATGCCGTCGAACGACCACATGAAGCGCTCCATGTTGCCGGTTAGGTGGATCTCCAGCTGCCGAGACGGCGCGCGCACGTCCGGGTTGCGGGTCCGCGCCATCAACTGGCGGTAGGCCAGCACGCGATGGCCGACATCCTCCAGCCCCTGACCCGGATAGTCGGTGCGGTCGATCGGCATGGGCGCGATCGTCTGCACGCCCGGATTGCGGGTGACGCCCGGCGCGTTGGAGAAGTCGCGCATCTTCATCGCGCCGTGGTCCATCCCGGCCATCGCGCCACCAGCCGCACCGGCACCGTGATCCATCCCCGCCATCGATCCGTGATCCATCGCGCCGTGGTTCATGCCGGGCATCGCCGTCCCGCCGCCAGCAGGCGGGTTGGGCGCCGCCGGCGCTCCCGCAACATGGCCTGCGATCGTCACCGAGCCATTCTGCTCGGCGCTGGAATCGATCGGCCGCTTCGGCGGCATCGGCCCCATGTCCATTCCGCCCATGCCCATGTCGGTCATCGTCGCGAGCGGGCGATTACGGAGCGGCGGCACCTCCGCCGTCATTCCGGCCCGCGGTGCCAGCGTCGCGCGCGCCAGCCCGGAGCGGTCAACACTCTCGCCGACCAGCGTGTAGGCGCGGTCCCCCGGCACCACGACCGCGTCATAGGTTTCCGCGACACCGATCTGGAACTCGTCGACCTCGACCGGCATCACGTCCTGCCCGTCCGCCTGGACGATGGTCAGTGGCAGGCCGGGGATGCGGACATTGAACGTCGTCATCGCCGAGGCATTGATGATGCGCAGCCGCACCCGCTCGCCGGGCGTGAACAGCGCGGTCCAGTTGTCGCGTGGCCCGTGGCCGTTCACGAGGTAGGTGTAGGCGGCACCCGTCCCATCGGCGATGTCGGTCGGCGACATCCGCATGCCGCCCCATTTCATGCGCTCCTTCTGCGGCTGGTCGCGGCCTGCCAGCACGCCGGACAGCGTTTGCTTCTGGAAGTCATAA includes:
- a CDS encoding copper resistance protein B, whose translation is MIARLLAAAPLVALATPAVAQDHSGHMMPGMTMPAAKPAPIKRAKPATRKAPAKRPIAPKPTKPASATPPASDPHAGHAMPGMAMPMAGDAMPATEPMPMALTGTALAPGNASPPAPPTDHYADRDFPAGVMDASRHQMMRENGGQVFHQVLFNLAEVQVRDGRDGYRWDGEGWIGGDTDRAVIKSEGSGSFGERIEAAEVQALYSRAIGPYFDLQAGIRHDLAPTPTRTYATVGIEGLAPYMFDVEAAAFLSTKGELLGRLEGWYDQRITQRLVLQPRVELNLSAQDVPETRTGAGLVDAELGLRLRYELAREFAPYVGISYDAKAGRTADYARADGKGATSTSLVAGVRFWF
- a CDS encoding copper resistance system multicopper oxidase, whose amino-acid sequence is MLRASSLVCGAAALSAWFPAWAQSGSSGLVAPLPTVSGDDITLRIARQTMTIDGRTQKAIGINGTVPGPLIRLKEGQVARLTVVNELDEDSSLHWHGLLVPAKYDGVPGISFPGVAPRSTYVAEFPVKQAGTYWYHSHSGLQEQLGLYGPIVIDPAGPDPVGYDREHIIVLSDHSPTDPATIYRRMKVGDAYYDFQKQTLSGVLAGRDQPQKERMKWGGMRMSPTDIADGTGAAYTYLVNGHGPRDNWTALFTPGERVRLRIINASAMTTFNVRIPGLPLTIVQADGQDVMPVEVDEFQIGVAETYDAVVVPGDRAYTLVGESVDRSGLARATLAPRAGMTAEVPPLRNRPLATMTDMGMGGMDMGPMPPKRPIDSSAEQNGSVTIAGHVAGAPAAPNPPAGGGTAMPGMNHGAMDHGSMAGMDHGAGAAGGAMAGMDHGAMKMRDFSNAPGVTRNPGVQTIAPMPIDRTDYPGQGLEDVGHRVLAYRQLMARTRNPDVRAPSRQLEIHLTGNMERFMWSFDGIKMSDTMAPFPFRLGERVRVKLVNDTMMAHPIHLHGHFFELVTGHGDHAPRKHTVIVQPGGTVSWDLTADAEGDWAFHCHLLYHMHAGMMRTVSVRRDGGAA